Part of the Nicotiana tabacum cultivar K326 chromosome 20, ASM71507v2, whole genome shotgun sequence genome, GCTAAAAGCCTGAATAGGGAATTTGGGTAACTTTCTTTGTCAATAATAATTAACATGTACATATATTATCATTGTACAGGAATTACTAAACAATTGTTTTCACACGCCAATGTAGGTCAAAATTAAAGGAACACATGAAATACTGTGTTGATCATCCTGAAGAAATCAGTAAGCTTTCTAAGGTCAAGGCTCAAGTTTCTGAAGTCAAGGGAGTTATGATGGAAAACATTGAGaaggtaatatttttttttaattaggtTATACTTTATCCAAAACTTTGAAATAAAAGGAGTCACATCTGACAACATGGGTGTTATCCGGCACAGCTTTGCCAACATTCAACAAGTTATATTGAAAAAAATATGCATCTATAtaatagagaagaaaaaaatgTAAACATTAATTCGGGAAAGAAGTAAAGCGTTAGAACCTCTACTTCCCCATAACTGAAAAAACATACAAGTTAACTTGCGATAATAGgctacaacaacaacccagtaccCATGGGTTTTGAGGAGGATAGGATGTACGCAATCTTATCCTtaccctggaagggcagagaggttgtttccgatagaccctcagctaaAGAAATGATGAAAGGAGCACGAATATTCAGAAAGCTGAAACCAAGATAGCAAAAGAAACGATGAAAGAAGTATTGATAGCAAGTAATAACAATACAAGATATGTAGTAATAGCAATCTAAGGATAAAATGATACCATACTAACACTAATACTATTGAACTAGGAAGGCAAAGGGAAACGTTCGACTCCTTTTAACCTTCTGGCAGCACTTGTGTCAAATTCTGCATACGCCATTGACATGGAGAATCTTCATGTTTTGTAGTTCTTTATTACTGAATTCAACATTGAATGTATTATGAATTTGCTCAAGATTTTTGTCTGATATCAGGTTCTTGACCGTGGTGAGAAGATTGAGCTTCTAGTCGATAAAACAGAGAATCTTCGATCACAGGTCAGCTTAATGCATCAGGAATATGTTTTGAGCAACTTTAACTGCATGATTGATGTGTCCACTTTCCTATTTCATTCCTTTAATTTTTATAAGCAAAAATTGTTTCCTGGTTTGTGCAATGGTTGTAATCTGTTATTTGCGATTTTCAGGCTCAGGACTTCAGAAAACAGGGGACCAAGATAAGGAGGAAGATGTGGTATGAAAATATGAAGATAAAACTGATTGTTTTGGCTATCATCATAATCATCATTCTCATTATCATTTTATCTGTCTGCCCGGGATTCAAATGCACTTGACTTGCATCAGACTACCTCTACCCCGAGGTTCTTATCTTCGATATATACCCTTATTCATGCTTGCTTGATCCATTTTTGATGTTTTAACCTACCAATCAGTCGGCGTTTTTCTTTCCCGAGGCAAATTCAAGATCTGAATTCAGAATGAACATGATCTTAAATCTTAATgtatacatattttatttattttttgtatttgtatACATAGTTTGAGCTGAAAGCAATAGGTTCACTTGAACTCATAGAACCCCTCCTAAATCTGACTCTATTCCTTTCAATTGGCACTTAGCTCATGAGAAGCTGGATTGGCCTGTATTTTTGATGTAGATGAATAGGTAATCATGATTTGTTTATTACCTTTATTTTTCTTCGGGTGTTGTCTCTAATTCTTGTTCCCTGTTTCCCCAATTGAAGCCACAACAAGTTGATACTGTAAATGCTTTATTTCGCTTGTTATATATGTGACTCCAATGGCTACAAAACCATAATTAAAAGTCCATAGCtgtgatatttttggaatttcaaagaaatatTGAAGAATATAATTACTTGTAGATTTATGGTTGAATCTTGTTTTCTCTTTGAAATAATAGTTCTTAATTTACTATCTCAAATTTTCAACCTGATAATTTCAACTAATAAACTCCATGTATTTGGAGAGTTAGCAAAAGGATGTACCTGATCATTGTTTGGGTTCCACCTCAATGAATCCTTGACAGTATGCTTGTG contains:
- the LOC107765643 gene encoding putative vesicle-associated membrane protein 726 isoform X2, with translation MGQQTLIYSFVARGTIILAEYSEFTGNFNSIASQCLQKLPTSNNKFSYNCDGHTFNFLSDNGFTYCVVATESAGREIPIAFLDRVKDDFSKRYAGGKAATASAKSLNREFGSKLKEHMKYCVDHPEEISKLSKVKAQVSEVKGVMMENIEKVLDRGEKIELLVDKTENLRSQAQDFRKQGTKIRRKMWYENMKIKLIVLAIIIIIILIIILSVCPGFKCT
- the LOC107765643 gene encoding putative vesicle-associated membrane protein 726 isoform X1 yields the protein MGQQTLIYSFVARGTIILAEYSEFTGNFNSIASQCLQKLPTSNNKFSYNCDGHTFNFLSDNGFTYCVVATESAGREIPIAFLDRVKDDFSKRYAGGKAATASAKSLNREFGSKLKEHMKYCVDHPEEISKLSKVKAQVSEVKGVMMENIEKVLDRGEKIELLVDKTENLRSQVSLMHQEYVLSNFNCMIDVSTFLFHSFNFYKQKLFPGLCNGCNLLFAIFRLRTSENRGPR